The following DNA comes from Hordeum vulgare subsp. vulgare chromosome 3H, MorexV3_pseudomolecules_assembly, whole genome shotgun sequence.
GGTGTTCGGCTTGGAGAACCCGATGATGACGGCGCTGCAGCACCTGCTGGACTTCCCGGATGGCGAGGCCGGCGGACTAGGCAACACCGGCGGCGAGAAGCAGGGTCCGACACGCACCTACGTCCGCGACGCGCGCGCCATGGCGGCCACACCGGCCGACGTGAAGGAGCTGCCGGGCGCGTACGCGTTCGTGGTGGACATGCCGGGGCTCGGGTCCGGCGACATCAAGGTGCAGGTGGAGGACGAGCGGGTGCTCGTCATCAGCGGCGAGCGggggagggaggagaaggaggacgccaGGTACCTGCGGATGGAGCGTCGCATGGGCAAGATGATGCGCAAGTTCGTGCTCCCCGACAACGCCGACATGGAGAAGATCTCCGCCGCGTGCCGCGACGGCGTGCTCACCGTCACCGTCGAGAAGCTGCCGCCGCCCGAGCCCAAGAAGCCCAAGACCATCCAGGTCCAGGTCGCCTGAGAATGAGATGCGTGGTGTGCGCGTCGAGTCGAAGCAGAGTGTCGTGTCGGTTCGTGTGCACTGGTGATGGTTTGATGTCGCGTTGATGCAAATGGGGATGATCTTCGGCTTCGCCTGAATAAAACATTTTCTAATGAAAAATTCAAGATGCTCGTTTCTACTCGGTGTTCTGAAAATTCAGAAAGTTGCGTTTGTAGCTTAACGGAAAACTGGATAAGACCAGAACATGTGGAATAGCAAAATTTGAAAGATCCTGTAtgtcttggcattttcatattgaCAAATGTCTGGCTTTTGggaagatagaaaaaggaaattgTAGTTAGGATTGAGAATTCAGAAATGTTAATTCTGTTTTGCCTGAATGAAACATGTGAGAATCTCCAAATTCGATTGATCGAGGTATGAGGATATTTTACATAACCATTCAGTGTATTATGAacttactagtacaaatgcctgCGCGTTGCACCGGCCAAAAAAAAAACACAACATACTTCATGTATCATTATGCATTATTTTTTATATCCAGTAGCAAAAAAAAATGTTCGTTGCAATGGGGGACGCCCATGCTTTGTTTCAGAGAAAACACAAAGACTCCTAGTCCTCCACATGCGTCAGCAGATCGGGCAGATCGAAAATCGCAAGCTCCTCCTCGTCCCTTAAAATCGTGATTTTCTCCTCATCCCTTGGAACGCCTTGCCGGTATATCATCTACATACCATGGGTCGTCGGTCGTGGTTGGCTTCCAATCTATAATAAGAAAGACGACCATGGCAATGTATAGTAAAAAATGATTGTGTCCATCAAAACATTCATCAGCGTGGCATGACAGTATCCCTGGAGGCAGAGAGAGCATGCCTACATGTAGAAGAAATACATATATTGATTTAATCGTTCTTTTAATTTTACAAGGtaattttcttttaattttttgcTTTAAGAATTTAATGCATCTCATAATCTAACCGGACAAGGAGATGCAATAAACTTACAAACAAAAATAACAATGACATAGGCTCAACAAACCGCAAGGGGGAGATCTCACAAAAAGAAAACCGTAATGGGGAGCGTATGTGTTATACCCCACACTTACGTTATACTCCTTAAGAATTAATTATATTGAAAAACATCTGTTTTCCCTTGCACTTCACTGAACATGTACTGGAACTGAACTAATCTATCTGCTAGGAAATGAGAAATAGGATTCAGTCATGTGTGTCAAATGACCATGTTGTATTATTCAACACGAAAATATAGCATTGATGTACAACTCAAACTAACAATCTCAATCGTATGGGGTAACCGTTGGGCGCTGGTTTATGTATGTTAATTTCCGCTGAACCATTTCTTACCAAGGGATCTGTTGAATGGAATGAAATCAGGAGCTTTGCTCCTTaattcaaaacaaaaaacatgttgTCAAAGGAAAGTTAAAGACAAAAAAAGACATAACCGAAGCATGGCATGAGAGGGAGAAGTTCGGAGAAGCTCATGAGCATTTTCAGCTCATGATTAGCATCTCACAAAGCCATGAAACTGTGAAATGTAAGCACAGGGCAATTCATTAAATTGATGTGTCGAGAATACTACATGTGCCATGGGCAACTTAAAGCAAAGATAATTCGAGTAATCAACTAACTTATGATCTATCAGGTACCACGTCCCTCGCCCTATCCACACAAAATATTGCATAAGCATCAGCTGCATACCTGCAGTAAgaataacttcgagttactaatcagacTGAAAAAGAAACAACATTGTACAAATACTCCATATATCCAACAAAAGAATTGAGAGGGCAGCACTCACTCAAGTTTCAGGTGACACAAGCAGAGAGGAAGTTGTTAAGCATTCAGATGTGGACACTGCAGGCAAGAATGCGAGATGAACATAATAAATCATAAGAGGAAGAACCTCCATGTGGGTGGAAGCGCAGGAGCGGAAGAGAAGCCCCGGGCGCGGAGGCGGCTCTCCCAATCCCAGCCCCATCTCTGCTACAGCTTGGAACCAAGCCTCCTCCATCCGACACCGTCCATGCTCGCTCGCGGCTGCTATCAGGTATCTCCGTATCAGTGGAGTGCGGAGTCCAGGACTGTTTGCTGCAGGAAACACAAGCGGAAAACATCAGAAGCAATCCACGCGTCGTCGGAGAGGGGAACGACCCAAGCCGAAGcacgggaggggagggaggggattCACTCACACTGTCTGTCTCTGTCCTTGCAGTAAAAATCGGGAATTTGGCCCTCGCCAGAATCCAACAGACTGattcacaagagagagagagagatgccaaGCAAAAGTGCACGTGCGAAGGGACTCATGCCGGCGTGGCGTGGCGTGCATATCGCTTCGCCGGCACCGAGTCATCACGCGACAGGCTCGCACGCCATGATTAGAGAACATCAATGTTCGGCAACACGGATAACGTTCAGATACTATAGTAAATACAGATTAAAATACTGGATTACCTTGGATTTGGACATGGCACTCCcatcaaaatattttcttttaCCGTAATAAGTGTCACACATGTGTGACACGAACACATAGCAACATCGAACATGCACAAAATATTGCATAAGCATCAGTTGCATACCTGCAGTAAgaataacttcgagttactaatcagacTGAAAAAGAAACATCATTGTACAAATACTTCATATATCCAACAAAAGAATTGAGAGGGCAGCACTCACTTGCCGATGCCACAAAGCTGCATAACATGGATCCATTCATTTCCAACATACTGCTTGCACTATTTGTCAGATGATGCTGCATAGATGGTCAGCAAGACCGGCCAAGACCCGACGAATGCTGCTCCGAGAAGCCGAGGCCTAACGTTGAAAGCCACGTTGGTAAGGATCAGATTCAAGCCCTAAGATAACGTGACAAGCCACCAATGTGGAAGGTAAACAGTAGAAGCATCCTGACTGAAGTTACTCCCCAGCATCCAGAGTCCTAGCCCAAGATAGACCAAACCCAGGGTGCCACCGAACACCAGAGCAGACAAGTGCAGCGGTGAGCCGAGCGTGACGAGCTGCTGCGCCGACCCTctgctctgaggaattttgacaaGCAGCTGGAGTGCGAGCACAAGCCCAAGCAGCACGACGCCGCCAGTCGCCGCCAGATGGTTCGTGCAGGTGGAGGAGTTGAACATCTGCTTCAGAGCTGCGGTTGCAGAGTATCGGAGTCAGATGGCGTTCCCAGACTTCAGGTGGCCGCCGAAAGCGATGCGTCATGAGGAGGTTGGGGAGGGAGTTTACCTGTGAGGGAACCCATCCGGTTGTGATTTGAGTGATCATCAATCGGCAGGGAAGAGCTAAGCAAGGAGGAATGGTGCAGAGTGTTGACCTCTGGGTACAGCTCCGGCGAGCTCCTTCCTAGGTCGCCACCCACCCCTCCTTTCTCTCGTATTTTATTCCTCGCCTCCATGTCCTCCTTTTGCCGGAACCATGAATGCCATGGATCCTCCCGAGAATCCGCACTCTGGCCTTCCCTCCTCGTCACCGGCGACCCCCGCCTCGCCTCCCACCTCTGGATCTGCCTCGCCACTCACCACCGGATCCGTCTGCCTTCCCACACGCTCTTTGACCCGCCTAGATCCGAAGATAGGGGTAGGCGCGCCGACGGGGCAGGTGGTGACGGCGCGTGGTGAGGCTGGGAGGGAAGGGGCATGGTAGGAGGTGCACTGATGGTGGAAGCCGCGAGCGTCGGCAgggtaggtggtggtggcgcgcGGTGAGGTGGGGCGGGATTGGGCGTGGGCGGCGGGCTAGAGACGGGAAAGATGGACCGCGGGTTATTTAGCGTTAATGTCAGGGGGTTTTgtgtaaaatacaaaaataacggTTCGGGCTCACTTAAAgacggactgcgggttgattaacgAAAATGACAAGAtgttttttgcaaaacggccacgacggacgacagaagcgctccgtgctttattattaaggAAGATTTCCGGCCGCAAGATCGAGGTCGAAGCTCGACAACTCCTCCTTGCGCCGTCCGTGTTCCCATGGGTGGCCAGGGAGAACCTAGATCTGCcgccctgtcacgcccaagatgcgaccccatcctcaatttggcacgaaggcctcgtcggggatagaagcgcatctcgtcgtgtcgcaagaatggatatcgttacaagtacatgtactgaaaagaagagatatataaagagttggcttacactcgccacaagctacatcagagtcacatcagtacattacataatcatcaagagtaagagcagggtccgactacggacgaaaacaaacgacaaaagaagaacgacgtccatccttgctatcccaggctgccggcctggaacccatccaagatcgatgaagaagaagaagaagcagaagcaactccaaatgaacaatcaatgcgctcgcgtcacgtgacctttacctgtacctgcaactggggttgtagtaatctgtgagccacaggggactcagcaatctcatctccaaaggtatcaagactagcaaagcttgttaggtgaggcatggttaagtggtgaggttgcagcagcggctaagcatatatatggtggctaacttacgagtacaagaaataagagggggacgatctacgcatagcggacgtgactactgatgatcaaatgaatgatcctgaacacctacctacgtcagacata
Coding sequences within:
- the LOC123439501 gene encoding 17.5 kDa class II heat shock protein-like: MAGMVFGLENPMMTALQHLLDFPDGEAGGLGNTGGEKQGPTRTYVRDARAMAATPADVKELPGAYAFVVDMPGLGSGDIKVQVEDERVLVISGERGREEKEDARYLRMERRMGKMMRKFVLPDNADMEKISAACRDGVLTVTVEKLPPPEPKKPKTIQVQVA